One stretch of Chitinophaga pendula DNA includes these proteins:
- a CDS encoding RagB/SusD family nutrient uptake outer membrane protein → MKSILHQSYTIGKVVVASLLITSVFGISSCKKFTELNPINGQAQEDAFKTPANIELVMQGVYEAAAIGSYNNDKLAARGYPFGAAAIQQGEMRGEDMLNIDQFFAITYEGGYNPASANNNNHWFNLYALINQANILIEGVKGAGSKGIITADQAKVYEAEARFLRALSVHELLIHFSRPFADGAGNKLGVPYRTRAVTNIDAINEEAKMPRGTVAEDYTKILEDLDYAETNLPDVQTKGFSRATKGAAIALKIRIKQHKADWPAVIAEGAKLGTAGTGATFTSPIGAYRLTDDPAGPFANFKSNSESIFSIANGPLSNGGTNGSLAGMFGPGDRGARGLVATSPILYNASFWVAGDKRRELMQVRQEKGAKYYFNFKYRDYTNKTDWAPIMRYAEVLLNVAEAYARTGNNAQALKLLNAVRDRSVPADKRFTTAPADLILAILNERRIEFTGEGRRWADLHRLALDPVYGTNGIPAKLKASQLVKDGTDYNFVTPPTFTGVGVPKFDYDNYRFLWPLPTEEVAANPVLRAQQNPGY, encoded by the coding sequence ATGAAAAGTATCTTACATCAATCATATACGATCGGTAAAGTGGTAGTAGCTTCCCTGCTGATCACTTCCGTATTCGGTATCTCTTCCTGTAAAAAATTCACTGAGCTGAATCCTATCAACGGGCAGGCACAGGAAGATGCATTTAAAACACCCGCCAATATAGAGTTGGTGATGCAGGGTGTATATGAAGCAGCTGCTATCGGCTCTTATAACAACGATAAGCTGGCGGCACGTGGTTATCCTTTCGGTGCTGCTGCTATCCAGCAAGGTGAAATGAGAGGAGAGGATATGCTGAACATCGATCAGTTCTTCGCGATCACTTATGAAGGCGGTTACAACCCGGCTTCCGCCAACAATAACAACCATTGGTTCAACCTGTATGCCTTAATCAATCAGGCCAATATCCTGATAGAAGGTGTAAAAGGTGCTGGTAGTAAAGGCATCATTACAGCTGACCAGGCGAAAGTGTATGAGGCGGAGGCACGTTTTCTCAGGGCATTGTCTGTACATGAACTGCTGATCCACTTCTCCCGTCCATTTGCCGATGGTGCCGGTAATAAACTGGGCGTACCCTATCGTACAAGGGCGGTTACCAATATCGATGCTATCAACGAAGAGGCCAAGATGCCACGGGGAACGGTAGCAGAAGACTATACTAAAATACTGGAAGACCTGGACTATGCGGAGACTAATCTACCGGATGTACAGACCAAAGGGTTCTCCAGGGCTACCAAAGGAGCGGCTATTGCTTTGAAGATCCGTATCAAACAGCATAAGGCAGATTGGCCTGCTGTGATTGCAGAAGGAGCCAAACTGGGTACGGCAGGTACAGGCGCTACCTTTACCAGCCCGATCGGTGCTTACCGGCTGACGGATGATCCTGCTGGTCCTTTTGCCAATTTCAAGAGCAATTCAGAGTCTATCTTTTCTATTGCCAACGGGCCTTTGTCCAACGGCGGTACCAATGGCTCTCTAGCTGGCATGTTCGGTCCCGGCGACCGTGGTGCGCGTGGCCTGGTAGCGACCAGCCCCATCCTGTATAATGCCTCCTTCTGGGTAGCGGGCGACAAACGTCGTGAGCTGATGCAGGTGCGTCAGGAAAAAGGTGCTAAATACTATTTTAACTTCAAGTACCGTGACTATACGAACAAAACGGATTGGGCACCTATTATGCGTTATGCGGAGGTGTTGCTGAACGTGGCGGAAGCGTATGCTAGAACCGGCAATAATGCACAGGCACTCAAACTGCTTAACGCTGTAAGAGACCGTTCCGTACCTGCAGATAAACGCTTTACGACTGCTCCGGCCGACCTGATACTGGCGATATTGAATGAACGCCGTATTGAGTTCACAGGAGAAGGCCGTCGTTGGGCGGATCTTCATCGTCTGGCGCTGGACCCTGTGTATGGTACCAATGGTATCCCTGCTAAGTTAAAGGCATCCCAACTGGTGAAAGATGGGACTGACTACAACTTCGTAACCCCACCTACTTTCACCGGCGTAGGTGTACCTAAATTTGACTATGATAACTATCGCTTCCTCTGGCCTTTGCCAACAGAAGAAGTAGCGGCTAACCCGGTACTGCGTGCACAGCAGAATCCTGGTTACTAG
- a CDS encoding aldo/keto reductase: MEYRQLGSSGLFVPVLCFGTGTFGGGDKFFKAWGSTEVKEATRLVDLCMEAGVNFFDTADIYSQGLSEEILGKAIAGRRDKTILSTKATFAFGEGPNSQGSSRFRLLQQVEGSLRRLGTDYIDIYHMHGFDGNTAIEETLRTLDDLIQSGKVRYIACSNFSGWHLMKALSISDRYGWNRYIAHQVYYALTNREYEWELMPLGLDQKVGSLIWSPLAGGRLGGKYSRNKPLPNSGRVAEGGSPVPGEVVADEHLFRITDALEALSAETGKSVAQIAINWLLQRPTVSSIIIGARNEEQLQQNLAAVGWNLTTEQVKRLDDASEVSPIYPYWHQRERLALNPIPKFY, translated from the coding sequence ATGGAATACAGGCAATTAGGTTCATCCGGACTCTTCGTACCGGTATTATGTTTTGGCACCGGTACTTTCGGCGGTGGAGATAAATTTTTTAAAGCTTGGGGGAGCACAGAAGTGAAAGAAGCTACCCGGCTGGTAGACCTTTGTATGGAAGCTGGTGTTAATTTCTTCGATACTGCGGATATTTATTCCCAGGGGCTATCTGAAGAGATCCTGGGTAAGGCAATAGCAGGCCGTCGAGATAAAACGATCCTTTCTACGAAAGCGACCTTTGCCTTTGGAGAAGGTCCCAATAGCCAGGGGTCTTCCCGATTTCGCCTGCTTCAACAGGTAGAAGGGAGCCTGAGAAGGCTGGGAACCGACTATATCGATATCTATCATATGCATGGTTTTGACGGTAACACTGCGATAGAGGAAACGCTGCGTACATTGGATGATCTGATCCAGAGTGGTAAAGTGCGCTATATTGCCTGCTCTAACTTCTCCGGCTGGCATCTGATGAAAGCGTTGAGTATCTCTGACCGTTATGGCTGGAATCGTTATATTGCCCACCAGGTATATTATGCGCTGACCAACCGTGAATATGAATGGGAGCTGATGCCGTTGGGACTCGATCAGAAAGTAGGTAGTCTTATCTGGAGTCCGCTTGCCGGGGGCCGTTTGGGTGGTAAATACAGCCGCAACAAGCCGTTACCGAATAGCGGCCGTGTCGCTGAGGGAGGGAGTCCGGTACCAGGAGAAGTGGTTGCTGACGAACATCTTTTCCGTATTACCGACGCATTGGAAGCGCTTTCAGCAGAGACGGGTAAGTCAGTTGCACAGATTGCTATCAACTGGTTGTTGCAGCGTCCTACGGTATCCAGCATTATCATCGGTGCGCGTAATGAAGAGCAATTACAGCAGAACCTGGCGGCAGTAGGATGGAATCTTACTACAGAACAGGTAAAACGGCTGGATGATGCCAGCGAAGTATCCCCTATCTATCCATACTGGCATCAGCGGGAGCGACTTGCATTGAATCCTATTCCGAAATTCTACTAA
- a CDS encoding beta-N-acetylhexosaminidase, with protein MNKNSVLQCMLLAGGLFLAACGHPPGDNIPKGQLSIIPMPVSVKAAPDSFLLDKQTVLVAAHPAEKQIAQLFNEWLKELTGYELKIADSGDKNAIVLRTAKDTSHPEGYTLKATHDLVTITGYDSSGTFYGMQTLLQLLPVQKGQTLWIPGADITDYPRFSHRGLMLDVCRHFFPIDFIKKYIDLMAMHKLNTFHWHLTDDQGWRIEIRKYPALQEVASRRKETMEGPYSDQKYDGKPYGGYYTQAEIREVVKYAAERFITVVPEIEMPGHALAALTAYPNLGCTGGPYEVGTHWGVYDDVFCAGNDSVFLFLQDVLTEVMDLFPGKYIHIGGDESPKVRWEKCPKCQQRIHNEGLKDEHALQSYFIQRIEKYLNSKGRQIIGWDEILEGGLAPNATVMSWRGIDGGITAAKQHHDVIMTPTSHLYFDYYQSKGKTEPLAIGGFIPLSKVYSYDPIPQALNKEEARFIKGAQANLWTEYIENGDHVEYMMYPRTVALSEVLWTPADKRNYDDFIQRLKLHFKRLDLKRVNYAKHVFEVRGTVAGNGKGNIQVKFETALDSGKITYTTDGSTPLPGSNQYTQPIRIDSSCTIRAAVFQDDKQFGNEYNQSFTYHKGVGKTVQLATTPNESYYPGNAFMLADGIEPAAVVSDPHWFGYSGGNFEATLALDSIQDIHQVGLDIYSEKQQWVYAPKQVTFSISEDGKQFKEVYKHTFTNASGLIKLRGNVKEVRGKYIKVQAQNAGKISAGAPGAGSGAWLFVDEIVVN; from the coding sequence ATGAACAAGAACAGTGTACTACAATGCATGCTGCTGGCAGGCGGACTATTCCTGGCTGCCTGCGGTCACCCTCCGGGCGATAATATTCCCAAGGGACAACTCAGCATCATCCCTATGCCCGTAAGTGTTAAGGCAGCACCCGACTCCTTCCTGCTGGACAAACAAACAGTACTGGTAGCCGCTCATCCGGCAGAAAAACAGATCGCTCAACTTTTTAACGAATGGCTGAAAGAACTAACCGGTTACGAACTGAAGATCGCCGACAGTGGTGACAAAAATGCCATCGTATTACGTACGGCTAAAGATACCAGTCATCCAGAAGGGTACACACTGAAAGCCACCCACGACCTCGTGACCATCACCGGTTATGACAGCAGTGGTACCTTCTACGGCATGCAAACACTACTACAGTTACTTCCTGTACAGAAAGGGCAAACACTCTGGATACCAGGTGCAGATATCACCGACTATCCGAGGTTCTCACACAGGGGACTCATGTTGGATGTATGCAGGCACTTTTTCCCGATAGACTTCATCAAGAAATACATAGACCTGATGGCTATGCACAAACTAAATACTTTTCATTGGCACCTGACCGATGATCAGGGCTGGCGCATAGAGATAAGGAAATACCCTGCCCTGCAGGAAGTAGCATCCCGGCGCAAGGAGACAATGGAAGGGCCCTATAGCGATCAGAAATATGATGGAAAACCTTACGGTGGCTATTATACCCAGGCAGAGATCAGAGAGGTGGTAAAATACGCTGCAGAACGGTTTATAACCGTTGTACCGGAGATTGAAATGCCGGGGCACGCACTGGCTGCCCTCACGGCTTATCCTAACCTGGGATGTACCGGAGGACCCTATGAAGTAGGCACACATTGGGGCGTTTATGATGATGTATTTTGCGCCGGTAATGATAGTGTTTTCCTCTTCCTGCAAGATGTACTGACCGAAGTGATGGACCTCTTCCCCGGCAAGTATATACACATCGGAGGGGATGAAAGCCCAAAAGTACGTTGGGAAAAATGCCCGAAGTGTCAGCAACGCATACACAACGAGGGGCTCAAAGATGAACATGCCTTGCAGAGCTATTTCATTCAGCGAATAGAAAAGTACCTTAACAGCAAAGGCCGTCAGATCATCGGCTGGGATGAAATACTAGAAGGAGGACTGGCACCTAATGCAACAGTCATGAGCTGGAGAGGTATAGATGGTGGCATTACCGCGGCCAAACAACATCATGATGTGATCATGACACCTACCAGCCACCTGTACTTTGATTATTATCAGTCCAAAGGCAAAACGGAACCGCTGGCGATTGGTGGCTTTATCCCTTTAAGTAAGGTATACAGTTACGATCCCATCCCCCAGGCGCTTAACAAAGAAGAAGCCCGCTTTATCAAAGGAGCGCAGGCCAATCTCTGGACAGAATACATCGAAAATGGCGATCATGTGGAATATATGATGTATCCCCGCACCGTTGCTTTGTCAGAAGTATTATGGACACCTGCTGACAAACGTAACTACGACGATTTCATACAACGGCTCAAATTACATTTCAAAAGACTGGATTTGAAACGTGTGAATTATGCCAAACACGTGTTTGAAGTACGTGGTACTGTAGCAGGCAACGGTAAAGGAAACATCCAAGTGAAATTTGAAACAGCGCTGGATAGTGGCAAGATCACTTATACCACCGACGGAAGTACCCCCCTCCCCGGCAGCAATCAGTATACACAGCCGATCCGGATCGATAGTTCCTGCACCATTCGAGCCGCAGTATTCCAGGATGACAAACAATTCGGCAATGAATACAACCAGTCTTTCACTTATCATAAAGGAGTGGGAAAGACCGTACAACTGGCGACCACACCCAATGAAAGTTACTATCCAGGCAATGCCTTCATGCTGGCAGATGGCATCGAACCGGCAGCCGTGGTAAGTGATCCGCATTGGTTTGGTTATAGCGGTGGTAATTTTGAAGCCACGCTGGCACTCGACAGCATACAGGATATACATCAGGTAGGATTGGATATCTACAGCGAAAAACAACAATGGGTATACGCTCCTAAACAGGTTACTTTTTCCATATCCGAAGATGGCAAACAGTTTAAGGAAGTATACAAACACACTTTCACCAACGCATCCGGCCTGATAAAATTAAGAGGAAATGTAAAAGAGGTAAGAGGTAAATATATAAAGGTACAGGCCCAAAATGCAGGTAAGATATCTGCCGGCGCACCTGGTGCAGGTAGCGGCGCCTGGTTGTTCGTAGATGAGATAGTAGTGAACTGA